A genomic window from Lycium barbarum isolate Lr01 chromosome 4, ASM1917538v2, whole genome shotgun sequence includes:
- the LOC132636982 gene encoding synaptotagmin-5-like isoform X1, with the protein MSFILGVVIGIVFGVGIIVAFVKSENGRAKQRIDLASGIAAFARMKVDDSRKIFTPEQYPSWVVFSNQQKLTWLNSHLEKLWPYVDEAASELVRSSVEPILEQYRPVILASLKFSKFTLGTVAPQFTGISIIEDGSEGITMELEMQWDGNPSIILDIKTYVGVALPVQVKNIGFTGIFRLIFRPLVDEFPCFGAVCYSLRQKKKLDFTLKVIGGDMTAIPGLSDAIEGTIRDAIEDSITWPVRKVIPILPGDYSDLELKPTGVLEVKLVQAKELTNKDLIGKSDPFAVLYVRPLRDRMKKSKIINNDLNPIWNEHFEFIVEDPLTQYLTVKIYDDEGIQSAELLGCAHIRLNELEPGKVKDVWLKLVKDLEIQRDQKNRGQVHLELLYCPNGMNNALSNPFAQNESMTSLERVLQTGTEGKEASPNGSEINKRREVIVRGVLSVTVISADDLPPADIGGKADPYVVLIMKKAQIKNKTRVVNESLNPVWNQTFDFVVEDGLHDMLILEVWDHDTFGKDFMGKCILTLTRVLMEGEYKDTYELSESKSGKLNLHLKWNAQSLYRDSQ; encoded by the exons ATGTCATTTATATTAGGGGTTGTAATTGGAATAGTATTTGGAGTTGGTATAATAGTTGCTTTTGTTAAATCTGAAAATGGTCGAGCCAAACAACGTATTGATCTG GCTAGTGGAATTGCTGCATTTGCTAGGATGAAAGTGGATGATTCAAGAAAGATCTTCACACCTGAACAATACCCTTCTTGGGTTGTTTTCTCAAATCAACAAAAG TTGACGTGGCTAAATTCTCATCTTGAAAAGCTCTGGCCATATGTGGATGAG GCAGCGTCAGAACTAGTAAGGTCAAGTGTGGAGCCAATTTTGGAACAATATAGGCCCGTAATTTTGGCGTCGTTGAAATTTTCAAAGTTCACTCTTGGTACAGTTGCTCCACAATTCACAG GGATTTCTATTATTGAAGATGGAAGTGAGGGTATTACTATGGAACTAGAGATGCAATGGGATGGGAACCCGAGCATAATACTCGATATCAAGACTTATGTTGGTGTAGCATTACCAGTgcag GTGAAAAACATCGGCTTTACCGGTATTTTCAGGCTCATCTTCAGGCCACTTGTTGATGAGTTTCCTTGCTTTGGAGCTGTATGTTATTCTCTAAGGCAGAAG AAAAAGCTGGATTTTACTCTTAAAGTAATTGGTGGTGACATGACAGCCATTCCTGGTCTTTCTGATGCAATTGAG GGAACTATCCGGGACGCTATTGAAGACTCTATCACATGGCCGGTTCGAAAAGTTATTCCCATTTTACCTGGGGATTATAG TGACCTTGAACTGAAGCCTACCGGAGTATTGGAGGTGAAACTTGTTCAAGCAAAGGAGTTAACAAATAAAGACCTCATTGGAAAATCTGATCCTTTCGCTGTACTATATGTACGCCCTCTACGAGATAGAATGAAGAAGAGCAAAATAATT AACAACGATTTGAACCCAATCTGGAACGAGCATTTTGAGTTCATAGTTGAAGATCCGCTGACACAATACTTGACGGTAAAAATCTATGACGATGAAGGGATTCAGTCAGCTGAATTACTTGGATGTGCTCATATCCGTTTGAATGAACTTGAGCCCGGTAAAGTGAAGGATGTCTGGTTGAAGTTGGTGAAAGATTTGGAGATTCAGCGAGACCAGAAAAATAGGGGCCAG GTGCACTTGGAGCTATTGTACTGCCCTAATGGAATGAACAATGCGCTAAGTAACCCTTTTGCTCAGAATGAGTCAATGACTTCATTAGAAAGAGTTCTTCAAACCGGGACAGAAGGAAAAGAAGCTAGTCCAAATGGAAGTGAAATCAACAAAAGAAGAGAGGTAATAGTACGAGGGGTACTTTCTGTTACAGTGATATCAGCTGATGACCTGCCCCCAGCTGATATAGGGGGGAAGGCTGACCCCTACGTCGTGCTGATTATGAAGAAAGCACAAATCAAGAACAAAACCAGG GTCGTAAATGAAAGTCTAAATCCAGTCTGGAATCAGACTTTTGACTTTGTTGTTGAGGACGGATTACATGATATGCTAATTCTGGAAGTCTGGGACCATGACACATTTGGGAAG GATTTCATGGGAAAATGCATACTGACTTTAACAAGGGTTCTAATGGAAGGTGAATACAAAGACACATATGAACTATCGGAGAGTAAATCAGGAAAACTGAACTTGCATCTGAAATGGAACGCACAGTCACTATACAGGGACTCCCAATGA
- the LOC132636982 gene encoding synaptotagmin-5-like isoform X2 produces MKVDDSRKIFTPEQYPSWVVFSNQQKLTWLNSHLEKLWPYVDEAASELVRSSVEPILEQYRPVILASLKFSKFTLGTVAPQFTGISIIEDGSEGITMELEMQWDGNPSIILDIKTYVGVALPVQVKNIGFTGIFRLIFRPLVDEFPCFGAVCYSLRQKKKLDFTLKVIGGDMTAIPGLSDAIEGTIRDAIEDSITWPVRKVIPILPGDYSDLELKPTGVLEVKLVQAKELTNKDLIGKSDPFAVLYVRPLRDRMKKSKIINNDLNPIWNEHFEFIVEDPLTQYLTVKIYDDEGIQSAELLGCAHIRLNELEPGKVKDVWLKLVKDLEIQRDQKNRGQVHLELLYCPNGMNNALSNPFAQNESMTSLERVLQTGTEGKEASPNGSEINKRREVIVRGVLSVTVISADDLPPADIGGKADPYVVLIMKKAQIKNKTRVVNESLNPVWNQTFDFVVEDGLHDMLILEVWDHDTFGKDFMGKCILTLTRVLMEGEYKDTYELSESKSGKLNLHLKWNAQSLYRDSQ; encoded by the exons ATGAAAGTGGATGATTCAAGAAAGATCTTCACACCTGAACAATACCCTTCTTGGGTTGTTTTCTCAAATCAACAAAAG TTGACGTGGCTAAATTCTCATCTTGAAAAGCTCTGGCCATATGTGGATGAG GCAGCGTCAGAACTAGTAAGGTCAAGTGTGGAGCCAATTTTGGAACAATATAGGCCCGTAATTTTGGCGTCGTTGAAATTTTCAAAGTTCACTCTTGGTACAGTTGCTCCACAATTCACAG GGATTTCTATTATTGAAGATGGAAGTGAGGGTATTACTATGGAACTAGAGATGCAATGGGATGGGAACCCGAGCATAATACTCGATATCAAGACTTATGTTGGTGTAGCATTACCAGTgcag GTGAAAAACATCGGCTTTACCGGTATTTTCAGGCTCATCTTCAGGCCACTTGTTGATGAGTTTCCTTGCTTTGGAGCTGTATGTTATTCTCTAAGGCAGAAG AAAAAGCTGGATTTTACTCTTAAAGTAATTGGTGGTGACATGACAGCCATTCCTGGTCTTTCTGATGCAATTGAG GGAACTATCCGGGACGCTATTGAAGACTCTATCACATGGCCGGTTCGAAAAGTTATTCCCATTTTACCTGGGGATTATAG TGACCTTGAACTGAAGCCTACCGGAGTATTGGAGGTGAAACTTGTTCAAGCAAAGGAGTTAACAAATAAAGACCTCATTGGAAAATCTGATCCTTTCGCTGTACTATATGTACGCCCTCTACGAGATAGAATGAAGAAGAGCAAAATAATT AACAACGATTTGAACCCAATCTGGAACGAGCATTTTGAGTTCATAGTTGAAGATCCGCTGACACAATACTTGACGGTAAAAATCTATGACGATGAAGGGATTCAGTCAGCTGAATTACTTGGATGTGCTCATATCCGTTTGAATGAACTTGAGCCCGGTAAAGTGAAGGATGTCTGGTTGAAGTTGGTGAAAGATTTGGAGATTCAGCGAGACCAGAAAAATAGGGGCCAG GTGCACTTGGAGCTATTGTACTGCCCTAATGGAATGAACAATGCGCTAAGTAACCCTTTTGCTCAGAATGAGTCAATGACTTCATTAGAAAGAGTTCTTCAAACCGGGACAGAAGGAAAAGAAGCTAGTCCAAATGGAAGTGAAATCAACAAAAGAAGAGAGGTAATAGTACGAGGGGTACTTTCTGTTACAGTGATATCAGCTGATGACCTGCCCCCAGCTGATATAGGGGGGAAGGCTGACCCCTACGTCGTGCTGATTATGAAGAAAGCACAAATCAAGAACAAAACCAGG GTCGTAAATGAAAGTCTAAATCCAGTCTGGAATCAGACTTTTGACTTTGTTGTTGAGGACGGATTACATGATATGCTAATTCTGGAAGTCTGGGACCATGACACATTTGGGAAG GATTTCATGGGAAAATGCATACTGACTTTAACAAGGGTTCTAATGGAAGGTGAATACAAAGACACATATGAACTATCGGAGAGTAAATCAGGAAAACTGAACTTGCATCTGAAATGGAACGCACAGTCACTATACAGGGACTCCCAATGA
- the LOC132636983 gene encoding bifunctional purple acid phosphatase 26-like: MLLHLFFSLSIVLLIDNGSAGITSSFIRNEWPSVDIPLDNEVFAVPKGYNAPQQVHITQGDYEGKAVLISWVTPDKPGPSQVRYGLSEGKYDFKAEGSFTNYTFYNYKSGYIHKCFLDGLQYDTKYYYEIGNGDSARKFFFETPPKVDPDASYKFGIIGDLGQTYNSLSTLQHYMSSGAKSVLFVGDLSYADRYKYHDVGVRWDSWGRFVERSAAYQPWIWSTGNHEIEYMPYMGEVTMFKSYLYRYPTPYKASNSTSPLWYSIRRASAHIIVLSTYSPFVKYTPQWKWLREEWKNIDREKTPWLIVLMHVPIYNSNVAHFMEGESMRSVFEGWFVEHKVDVVFSGHVHAYERSYRISNIHFNISSGDPYPVPDKAAPVYITVGDGGNQEGLASRFRDPQPDYSAYREASYGHSTLDIKNRTHAFYHWNRNDDGKKVKIDSFVLHNQYWGHNHRRRKCNRNRLHSVILNRTSTAQL, translated from the exons ATGTTGCTTCATCTCTTCTTTTCGTTGTCCATTGTTTTACTGATAGACAACGGGAGTGCTGGCATAACAAGTTCATTTATTCGTAACGAGTGGCCATCTGTTGATATTCCTCTTGACAATGAAGTCTTTGCAGTTCCAAAGGGTTACAATGCTCCACAACAA GTGCATATAACACAGGGTGATTATGAAGGGAAGGCTGTACTAATCTCATGGGTCACGCCTGATAAACCGGGGCCTAGTCAAGTCCGTTACGGATTATCTGAAGGAAAATATGATTTTAAAGCTGAGGGATCATTCACAAACTACACATTTTACAACTACAAGTCTGGCTATATACACAAGTGCTTTCTTGATGGCCTTCAG TATGACACGAAGTATTACTATGAAATTGGAAATGGTGATTCTGCTCGAAAGTTTTTTTTCGAAACTCCTCCAAAGGTTGATCCAGATGCTTCATACAAATTTGGCATCATAG GCGATCTTGGACAAACATATAATTCTCTTTCGACGCTTCAGCATTACATGAGTAGTGGAGCCAAGAGTGTCTTGTTTGTGGGAGATCTCTCTTACGCGGACAGATATAAGTACCATGATGTAGGAGTCCGTTGGGATTCATGGGGCCGTTTTGTTGAACGAAGTGCAGCATATCAACCGTGGATTTGGTCAACCGGGAATCATGAGATAGAATATATGCCGTATATG GGCGAAGTGACTATGTTCAAGTCATATCTGTACAGATATCCTACACCTTATAAAGCTTCAAACAGCACTAGCCCGCTTTGGTATTCCATCAGGAGGGCATCTGCTCACATAATTGTGCTATCAACCTATTCTCCTTTCG TAAAATATACACCACAATGGAAGTGGCTGAGAGAGGAATGGAAAAACATAGACAGAGAGAAAACTCCTTGGCTTATAGTTCTTATGCATGTTCCTATCTACAACAGTAATGTAGCTCATTTCATGGAGGGGGAAAGTATGAGATCTGTCTTCGAAGGATGGTTTGTTGAACACAAAGTCGATGTGGTCTTTTCCGGCCATGTCCACGCCTACGAACGATCA TATCGCATATCGAATATACACTTTAACATCTCGAGTGGTGATCCTTATCCCGTACCGGATAAAGCAGCTCCTGTTTACATAACTGTTGGTGATGGAGGAAATCAAGAAGGTCTTGCTTCAAG ATTTAGAGATCCTCAACCAGATTATTCTGCTTACCGCGAAGccagttatggccattctacgctAGATATTAAGAACAGAACACATGCATTCTATCATTGGAATAGAAACGACGATGGAAAGAAAGTTAAAATCGACTCATTCGTGTTACACAATCAATACTG GGGACATAATCATCGCCGGAGAAAGTGCAACAGAAATCGTCTCCATTCAGTCATTTTAAACAGGACTTCAACTGCACAACTGTGA